The following proteins come from a genomic window of Nicotiana tomentosiformis chromosome 12, ASM39032v3, whole genome shotgun sequence:
- the LOC138903186 gene encoding uncharacterized protein, with amino-acid sequence MGEGGSHFCNKTFDTLLSKYGVTQKVMTPYHPQASGKVKVSNREIKSILSKTMNVNRTDWSKKLDDALWAYREAYKTPIEMSPYRLMFGKSCHLPMELEHKSIWALK; translated from the coding sequence atgggggagggggggtcacatttttgcaacaagactTTTGATACTTTGCTTAGCAAATATGGTGTTACTCAAAAAGTCATGACTccttatcacccacaagctagtgggaaagtgaaagtctccaatcgggagataaagagtatcttgtccaaaacaatgAATgttaatcggacggattggtccaagaagcttgatgatgcattatgggcttatcgggaggcttacaaaacacctatcgaaaTGTCTCCATATAGGTTGATGTTTGgaaaatcttgtcatcttccgatggaactagagcacaagtcCATATGGGCTCTAAAGtag
- the LOC104105779 gene encoding mitochondrial carnitine/acylcarnitine carrier-like protein: MGDVAKDLTAGTVGGAAQLIVGHPFDTIKVKLQSQPTPLPGQLPKYSGAVDAVRQTVAAEGARGLFKGMGAPLATVAAFNAVLFTVRGQTEAFLRSEPGAPLTVNQQIVCGAVAGTAVSFLACPTELIKCRLQAQSVMASADSAAVAVKYAGPMDVARHVLRSEGGVGGLFKGLFPTMAREIPGNAAMFGMYEALKQYFAGGTDTSGLGRGSLIVAGGLAGGSFWISVYPTDVIKSVIQVDDYKNPKFSGFFDAFKKILAAEGVKGLYKGFGPAMGRSVPANAACFLAYEMVRSSLG, encoded by the exons ATGGGTGACGTAGCCAAGGATTTAACAGCTGGGACTGTAGGCGGAGCAGCACAATTGATTGTTGGTCACCCTTTTGATACCATCAAGGTCAAGCTTCAAAGCCAGCCTACTCCACTTCCAGGGCAGCTTCCTAAATACTCAGGTGCCGTAGATGCTGTTCGGCAAACAGTAGCTGCAGAAGGTGCTAGGGGGCTGTTCAAAGGCATGGGGGCCCCACTTGCCACTGTTGCCGCCTTTAATGCTGTGCTCTTCACAGTGAGAGGTCAAACCGAGGCATTCTTGAGGTCTGAACCTGGAGCCCCTCTTACTGTGAACCAGCAAATCGTTTGCGGGGCTGTTGCTGGAACTGCTGTGTCTTTTCTTGCTTGCCCAACTGAACTTATAAAATGCAG ATTGCAAGCCCAGAGTGTAATGGCAAGTGCAGACTCAGCTGCTGTGGCAGTGAAATATGCAGGACCAATGGATGTGGCAAGACACGTTCTTCGATCTGAAGGAGGTGTCGGGGGTCTCTTCAAGGGCTTGTTCCCTACCATGGCACGTGAAATACCCGGAAATGCTGCTATGTTTGGTATGTACGAAGCACTAAAGCAGTACTTTGCAGGAGGCACAGACACTTCGGGGTTAGGAAGAGGTTCTCTTATTGTAGCCGGAGGCTTGGCTGGCGGTTCCTTCTGGATTTCCGTGTATCCAACAGATGTCATCAAGAGTGTAATACAGGTCGACGATTATAAAAACCCGAAGTTTTCTGGCTTTTTTGATGCTTTCAAAAAGATCTTGGCAGCAGAGGGAGTCAAAGGACTTTACAAGGGATTTGGACCTGCTATGGGACGTAGCGTCCCTGCAAATGCTGCATGTTTCTTGGCATATGAGATGGTTAGGTCTAGTTTGGGATAA